The proteins below come from a single Parageobacillus thermoglucosidasius genomic window:
- a CDS encoding FtsW/RodA/SpoVE family cell cycle protein — MGQDRLSQSKLDYNLLFILFLMAIVSAIAIHSAEATLPEKLQNINFAYKQLQWYAIGAGVIALTMIIDYDRFFQIAWYLYGFGMLLLLGLELNVPGTVTNKGATSWYKLPGGNFQPSELMKIFMIIVLSRIIVNHREKYPEPTIKDDFRLLGKIALTVLPPLILLAKQPDLGMSMVFVAITGSLVLVSGIRWRIIFGIILSVVAVVATVVFIFFQFPDFFHKYIIKEDYQLNRFYGWLAPYEYSNEQGFQLIRSLLAIGSGELYGKGFGNLQVYLPEAHTDFIFGVISEQFGFIGASVVISLFFLLVYRMVHIALESNDLYGSYLCAGVIGMITFQVFQNIGMTIGLVPITGLPLPFISYGGSSLATYMLAIGLVLNVHSRTKKFMFSSDE, encoded by the coding sequence ATGGGACAAGATCGGCTATCACAATCGAAACTGGATTATAATTTATTGTTTATTTTGTTTTTAATGGCGATTGTCAGCGCGATTGCCATTCATAGCGCCGAGGCGACGCTGCCAGAAAAATTGCAAAACATCAATTTTGCCTATAAGCAATTGCAATGGTATGCGATCGGTGCTGGCGTGATCGCGTTGACGATGATTATCGACTATGACCGGTTTTTCCAAATCGCTTGGTATTTATATGGATTTGGCATGCTGCTGCTTCTCGGACTGGAGTTGAATGTCCCAGGCACGGTGACAAATAAAGGAGCGACTAGCTGGTACAAGCTCCCAGGCGGGAATTTTCAGCCATCCGAGCTGATGAAAATTTTTATGATTATCGTCCTTAGCCGCATTATCGTTAACCATCGCGAGAAATATCCAGAACCGACGATCAAAGATGATTTCAGGCTGCTTGGCAAAATCGCGCTAACCGTATTGCCGCCGCTTATTTTGCTGGCAAAGCAGCCGGATTTAGGAATGTCGATGGTGTTTGTCGCCATTACTGGTTCGCTCGTGCTCGTTTCCGGCATCCGCTGGCGCATCATTTTCGGCATTATCCTTTCTGTGGTAGCGGTAGTAGCGACAGTTGTATTTATTTTCTTTCAGTTTCCCGACTTTTTCCATAAGTATATTATAAAAGAAGATTACCAATTAAACCGCTTCTACGGCTGGCTTGCTCCTTATGAGTATTCCAATGAACAAGGGTTCCAGCTTATCCGCTCTCTGCTTGCCATCGGTTCCGGAGAATTGTATGGAAAAGGCTTTGGCAATTTGCAAGTATATCTTCCAGAGGCGCACACCGACTTTATTTTCGGCGTCATCTCTGAGCAGTTTGGCTTTATCGGTGCCAGTGTCGTTATTTCCCTCTTTTTCTTGCTCGTATACCGCATGGTGCATATCGCCTTAGAGAGCAATGATCTTTACGGAAGCTATCTATGTGCCGGCGTCATCGGCATGATTACGTTCCAAGTGTTTCAAAACATTGGCATGACGATCGGCTTAGTGCCAATCACTGGCCTTCCCCTCCCATTTATTAGTTACGGGGGAAGTTCGCTCGCCACGTATATGCTGGCAATCGGCCTTGTCCTTAACGTGCATTCGCGCACGAAAAAATTTATGTTTTCTTCGGATGAATAA
- the fabI gene encoding enoyl-ACP reductase FabI: MNLSLKGRTYVVMGVANKRSIAWGIARSLHAAGARLIFTYAGERFEKEVRSLVDTLEDESSLLLPCDVTKDEEIVQCFQQIKEQVGVIHGVAHCIAFANREDLSGEYMKVSREGFLLAHNISAYSLTAVAREAKELMTEGGSIVTLTYLGGERVVQNYNIMGVAKASLDASVKYLANDLGKYGIRVNAISAGPIRTLSAKGISDFNAILKQIEERAPLRRTTTQEEVGDTALFLFSDLSRGITGEIIHVDSGYHILGY; encoded by the coding sequence ATGAATTTATCATTAAAAGGGCGCACATATGTTGTGATGGGAGTGGCGAATAAGCGCAGCATCGCTTGGGGAATCGCGAGATCTTTGCATGCGGCGGGGGCGCGTCTTATTTTTACATACGCCGGTGAGCGTTTTGAAAAAGAGGTTCGTTCCCTTGTAGATACGCTGGAAGATGAAAGCTCCCTGCTTCTTCCTTGCGATGTGACGAAAGATGAGGAAATTGTCCAGTGTTTCCAGCAAATTAAGGAGCAAGTCGGCGTCATTCATGGGGTTGCCCATTGCATTGCGTTTGCGAACAGAGAAGATTTAAGTGGAGAATATATGAAAGTAAGCCGCGAAGGATTTTTGCTAGCCCACAACATCAGCGCCTATTCCTTAACCGCGGTTGCTAGAGAAGCGAAAGAGCTGATGACGGAAGGTGGAAGCATCGTAACATTAACCTATCTTGGCGGCGAGCGCGTCGTGCAAAATTATAACATTATGGGAGTGGCGAAAGCGTCGTTGGATGCCAGTGTTAAATATTTAGCAAACGATTTAGGAAAGTATGGCATCCGCGTCAACGCGATTTCGGCCGGACCGATTCGGACGCTGTCGGCAAAAGGAATTAGCGATTTTAACGCGATTTTAAAACAAATTGAAGAACGCGCTCCGCTCCGGCGCACGACGACGCAAGAAGAAGTCGGCGATACGGCGCTGTTTTTATTTAGCGATTTGTCGCGTGGCATTACGGGCGAAATTATCCATGTCGATTCTGGATATCATATTTTAGGATATTAA
- a CDS encoding DUF1360 domain-containing protein, whose translation MTVTELFLFILSTFRLTRLMMYDSITAFLRKPFHETVEEILPDGTVQSFLSVKGSGLRRWVGELLSCYWCTGIWCAAVLYIGNMFYPIIFHPLLVILAIAGGASFMEWVMEKFDS comes from the coding sequence GTGACCGTTACTGAGCTTTTTCTTTTTATTTTAAGCACGTTTCGCTTAACGAGATTAATGATGTACGATTCGATTACCGCATTTTTGCGGAAGCCATTTCACGAAACGGTGGAAGAAATACTGCCAGATGGAACGGTCCAATCATTTTTAAGCGTTAAGGGAAGCGGTTTGCGCCGCTGGGTCGGAGAGCTGCTGAGCTGCTATTGGTGTACAGGGATTTGGTGTGCTGCTGTTCTTTATATCGGTAATATGTTCTATCCCATTATCTTTCATCCGCTCCTTGTGATATTGGCGATTGCTGGGGGAGCTTCTTTTATGGAGTGGGTAATGGAAAAGTTCGATTCATAA
- a CDS encoding DUF1657 domain-containing protein, whose product MTVATQVKQTLAGLKAAQASFETFALQTENQAAKQLYQQAAQQTQAIVDLVNSRVQEIQNEEPQYKQQ is encoded by the coding sequence ATGACTGTTGCAACTCAAGTAAAACAAACATTGGCAGGTTTAAAAGCCGCCCAGGCAAGCTTTGAAACATTCGCGCTGCAAACGGAAAACCAAGCAGCGAAACAACTTTACCAGCAGGCGGCGCAACAAACGCAGGCGATCGTTGATTTAGTTAACTCTCGCGTGCAAGAAATTCAAAACGAAGAACCGCAATATAAACAGCAATAA
- a CDS encoding YhcN/YlaJ family sporulation lipoprotein codes for MRKWLFATIVICVWISGCAKEREVKQQSLQGSGFMKTNTNGDMQPDHINQQTAEQAAARIKAREDIKDAVAVNTSKKLLVAYQIKHMHRFYRKQIEKEIDRQLMHLFPNYQIVSSSDLKIFWKTKELRGKIGNKDWNEKKADQQIEKIRQLSEERT; via the coding sequence ATGAGAAAATGGTTGTTTGCAACAATCGTTATTTGCGTATGGATAAGCGGCTGCGCGAAAGAACGGGAAGTGAAACAGCAGTCGCTGCAAGGGTCCGGTTTTATGAAAACAAATACAAACGGGGACATGCAACCGGATCACATCAATCAGCAAACGGCAGAACAAGCGGCTGCCCGCATTAAGGCAAGAGAGGATATAAAAGACGCTGTTGCTGTTAACACAAGCAAAAAATTGCTTGTTGCTTATCAAATCAAGCATATGCACCGTTTTTACCGCAAGCAGATTGAAAAAGAAATTGATCGCCAATTAATGCACTTGTTTCCCAATTACCAAATTGTTTCATCCAGTGATTTAAAAATATTTTGGAAAACAAAAGAACTTCGCGGAAAAATAGGAAACAAAGACTGGAATGAGAAAAAAGCCGATCAACAAATTGAAAAGATCAGGCAGCTAAGCGAAGAGCGCACATAA
- the spoVAC gene encoding stage V sporulation protein AC, which produces MANEKRKRLTSTQQEYHLFEKERETKRPVAKNCVRAFLVGGLICAVGQAISYFYMYFFDFTEQTVGNPTVATMVFLSMIFTGLGVYDRIAQFAGAGSAVPVTGFGNAVISAAIEHRTEGFVLGVGANMFKLAGSVILFGTFAAFVVALVKTVATKWGGL; this is translated from the coding sequence ATGGCAAACGAGAAGAGGAAAAGACTTACTTCGACACAGCAAGAATATCATTTATTCGAGAAAGAACGGGAAACGAAACGTCCTGTCGCGAAAAACTGTGTTCGCGCTTTTCTTGTTGGCGGGTTGATTTGTGCGGTTGGGCAAGCGATATCGTATTTTTACATGTACTTTTTTGATTTTACGGAGCAAACGGTGGGGAATCCCACTGTAGCGACGATGGTATTTCTTTCCATGATCTTCACCGGGCTTGGGGTCTATGACCGGATTGCGCAATTCGCCGGGGCGGGCAGCGCCGTTCCTGTTACAGGCTTTGGCAATGCGGTGATTTCAGCAGCGATTGAGCATCGGACGGAAGGATTTGTTCTTGGGGTCGGCGCGAATATGTTCAAGCTGGCAGGCTCGGTTATTTTATTCGGCACATTTGCCGCCTTTGTCGTTGCATTAGTTAAAACGGTCGCAACGAAATGGGGTGGTTTGTAA
- the spoVAD gene encoding stage V sporulation protein AD: MLKGHRTWVFENKPAILSTATVGGPFEANGRIADDFDLLHEDLWLGEQSYEKAHKVLLEEAMFKAMEKAGIAKEKVQLIIAGDLINQMTPTNFAARTIGAPYLGVFGACSTSMEGLALSAFIVNHGGADYILTGAASHNAAVEKQFRYPTEYGGQKPPTAQWTVTGAGVALISTYGDGPRVTSATIGRVVDMGLSDPFNMGGAMAPAAVDTIEAHLRDMQIDASYYDLIVTGDLGKIGREISLDLLRQHGMNIEEERYQDCGLIIYREGQPVLSGASGAGCSAVVAYGHLLNRMKRGELKRILVVATGALLSPLSFQQNETIPCIAHAVAIEHGGDGP, encoded by the coding sequence ATGTTAAAGGGACATCGGACATGGGTGTTTGAGAACAAACCGGCCATTTTATCCACAGCGACAGTCGGGGGGCCGTTCGAGGCAAACGGCCGCATCGCCGACGATTTCGATTTGCTTCATGAGGATTTGTGGCTCGGTGAGCAATCATATGAGAAAGCGCATAAAGTGCTGCTGGAAGAAGCGATGTTTAAAGCGATGGAAAAAGCCGGAATAGCGAAAGAAAAAGTGCAATTGATCATTGCCGGTGATTTGATCAACCAAATGACGCCGACAAACTTTGCGGCGCGAACGATCGGCGCCCCGTATTTAGGGGTGTTTGGCGCCTGCTCGACCTCAATGGAAGGATTAGCGTTAAGCGCTTTTATTGTGAATCATGGCGGGGCAGACTATATATTGACCGGGGCGGCAAGCCATAACGCGGCGGTGGAGAAACAATTCCGCTATCCGACGGAATACGGAGGGCAAAAGCCGCCAACTGCCCAATGGACGGTGACAGGGGCAGGAGTGGCCCTCATAAGTACTTATGGCGATGGGCCGCGCGTCACGTCGGCGACGATCGGCCGGGTTGTCGATATGGGATTGAGCGACCCGTTCAATATGGGAGGGGCGATGGCGCCGGCAGCAGTGGATACGATCGAAGCACATTTGCGCGATATGCAAATTGACGCCTCTTATTATGACTTAATCGTCACCGGCGATTTAGGGAAAATCGGCCGGGAAATATCGCTCGATTTACTGCGCCAGCACGGAATGAATATAGAGGAAGAGCGTTATCAAGACTGCGGGCTGATCATTTACCGGGAAGGCCAGCCCGTGTTATCCGGTGCAAGCGGCGCTGGCTGCTCCGCTGTTGTGGCATACGGGCATTTGTTAAACCGGATGAAACGGGGAGAGTTAAAACGAATTCTCGTGGTCGCGACTGGCGCCCTTTTATCGCCGCTGTCGTTCCAGCAAAATGAAACGATTCCTTGCATTGCTCATGCGGTGGCGATTGAACATGGAGGTGATGGACCATGA
- the spoVAE gene encoding stage V sporulation protein AE, translating into MSAMFFWAFVVGGLICVIGQILMDVFKLTPAHTLASLVVAGAILDGFGLYEPLIDFAGAGATIPITSFGNSLVHGALQEAEKHGIIGVLTGMFEVTSAGISAAIVFGFIGALLFRPKG; encoded by the coding sequence ATGAGCGCAATGTTTTTTTGGGCTTTTGTTGTCGGCGGGCTGATTTGCGTGATTGGGCAAATTTTAATGGATGTGTTCAAGCTAACTCCCGCACACACGTTGGCATCGCTGGTTGTCGCCGGCGCGATTTTAGATGGTTTCGGTTTGTACGAACCGCTCATTGATTTTGCCGGCGCCGGTGCCACTATTCCGATTACCAGCTTTGGCAATTCGCTCGTCCACGGAGCGCTCCAGGAAGCGGAAAAACACGGCATTATCGGGGTGCTGACAGGGATGTTTGAAGTCACCAGTGCAGGCATTTCGGCGGCAATTGTATTCGGATTTATCGGCGCCCTTTTATTCCGGCCAAAAGGATAA
- a CDS encoding DUF1657 domain-containing protein, with protein sequence MTVASQVKQSLASLKSIHAGLQELALISQDEKAQRAFHEAMMMTEEIIADIKKRIGKLEWEEPQYHGK encoded by the coding sequence ATGACTGTTGCTTCACAAGTAAAACAAAGTTTAGCAAGTTTAAAAAGCATTCATGCCGGACTGCAAGAGCTCGCTCTCATTTCACAAGACGAAAAGGCGCAGCGGGCGTTTCATGAGGCGATGATGATGACAGAAGAAATCATCGCCGACATCAAAAAGCGCATCGGCAAACTGGAATGGGAGGAGCCACAATATCACGGAAAGTAA
- a CDS encoding DUF421 domain-containing protein: MPVWLEVAIRSISILLGLFIITRILGKKQLSKLSFFEYIVGITVGDIAGTMSMDLGISLQEGITSILIWSLFPVLIARLSLRNKKFRDFVEGNSTLFIKNGKILEENLKREKYTVDELLEQLRKKDVFRIADVEFAVLEPNGDLNVLLKREKQPLTVGDVFPNPPSEKEPQTVIMDGMILDEPLATMGLNRGWLKQELDKQGVAIENVFLGQVDSYGQLTIDLYNDKIQIPEPQEKKLLLAAIKKVQADFELFALQTESKEAKALYEANAEKMQALLQKVAPFLKN; the protein is encoded by the coding sequence ATGCCTGTATGGTTAGAAGTAGCTATTCGTTCGATTTCCATTTTGCTTGGCCTGTTTATTATTACGCGCATACTTGGAAAAAAACAATTATCGAAGCTGTCTTTCTTTGAATACATTGTCGGCATTACCGTCGGCGATATTGCCGGCACAATGTCAATGGATTTAGGCATTAGTTTGCAAGAAGGCATTACAAGCATTTTAATTTGGTCGCTATTTCCGGTGTTAATTGCCCGCCTTTCTTTAAGAAATAAAAAATTTCGTGATTTTGTCGAAGGAAATTCCACTTTGTTTATCAAAAATGGAAAAATATTAGAGGAAAATTTAAAGCGGGAAAAGTATACAGTAGATGAACTGCTTGAACAGCTCCGCAAAAAAGACGTGTTTCGCATTGCGGACGTCGAATTTGCTGTTTTGGAACCAAACGGCGATTTAAACGTGCTGTTGAAACGGGAAAAACAGCCGTTAACCGTCGGCGACGTATTTCCAAACCCGCCGTCAGAAAAAGAGCCGCAAACGGTGATTATGGATGGCATGATTTTGGATGAACCGCTTGCGACGATGGGGCTGAACCGCGGCTGGCTCAAGCAGGAACTGGACAAACAAGGTGTAGCGATCGAGAACGTGTTTTTAGGCCAAGTGGACTCTTATGGGCAGCTGACGATCGACTTGTATAACGATAAAATCCAGATTCCTGAGCCGCAAGAGAAGAAGCTGCTGTTAGCGGCGATCAAAAAAGTGCAAGCGGATTTTGAATTATTTGCGCTGCAAACAGAGTCAAAAGAAGCAAAAGCGCTATATGAAGCAAATGCGGAAAAAATGCAAGCATTGTTGCAAAAAGTGGCGCCATTTTTAAAAAACTGA
- a CDS encoding thioredoxin family protein, which produces MKELQTAEQFQEAISGEKTAIVKFYATWCPDCARMNMFIDDIVNEYAQYDWFEMDRDKFPDLAEKYQVMGIPSLLVFRNGEKIAHLHSANAKTPEEVKQFLQSLTA; this is translated from the coding sequence TTGAAAGAGCTACAAACTGCTGAACAGTTTCAAGAGGCCATTTCCGGAGAAAAAACAGCAATTGTCAAATTTTATGCGACATGGTGCCCAGACTGTGCAAGAATGAACATGTTTATCGATGATATCGTGAACGAATATGCACAATATGACTGGTTCGAAATGGACCGAGACAAATTCCCGGATCTTGCTGAGAAATACCAAGTTATGGGCATCCCAAGCTTGCTCGTCTTCCGAAACGGAGAAAAAATCGCCCACCTTCACAGCGCCAACGCGAAAACGCCAGAAGAAGTTAAACAATTTTTGCAGTCATTAACCGCATAA
- a CDS encoding stage VI sporulation protein F has protein sequence MDNQFFKNIEKKTGVNMKDIFELANSLQNANFKDEKTVRHVIQRVAQIANRKVPKELEEQIVRTLVQNGKQLDFNTIADMLGKK, from the coding sequence ATGGATAATCAGTTTTTCAAAAATATTGAAAAGAAAACAGGCGTCAATATGAAAGACATATTTGAATTAGCAAATTCCTTGCAAAATGCCAATTTTAAAGATGAAAAAACGGTGCGCCATGTGATTCAGCGTGTCGCGCAAATCGCTAACCGGAAAGTGCCGAAAGAGCTGGAGGAGCAAATCGTCCGAACGCTTGTTCAAAACGGTAAACAGCTTGACTTCAACACGATTGCTGACATGCTGGGCAAAAAGTAA
- a CDS encoding GNAT family N-acetyltransferase, which translates to MNVVIGKKSDASLYKDALFVRQTVFIEEQHVPKEEEIDEFEQDAVHFVLYDGEKPVGAGRFRTIDDGLGKIERICILPQYRGRGAGKQLMETIEKFAKEQGIRKVKLNAQTHAEPFYQKLGYHTVSDVFMDAGIPHVTMVKPLL; encoded by the coding sequence ATGAATGTAGTGATCGGGAAAAAAAGTGATGCTTCTCTATATAAAGATGCATTGTTTGTCCGGCAAACCGTATTTATCGAGGAGCAGCACGTTCCTAAAGAAGAAGAAATCGACGAATTTGAGCAAGACGCTGTACATTTTGTTTTGTACGACGGGGAAAAACCGGTCGGGGCCGGCAGATTTCGCACAATCGATGACGGTCTCGGCAAAATCGAGCGGATTTGCATTTTGCCGCAATATCGCGGCCGCGGGGCAGGAAAGCAGCTGATGGAAACGATCGAGAAGTTTGCCAAAGAACAAGGCATCCGAAAAGTAAAACTGAATGCGCAGACACATGCAGAGCCGTTTTATCAGAAACTTGGATATCATACCGTTTCCGACGTGTTTATGGATGCCGGAATTCCTCATGTAACGATGGTAAAACCGCTTCTTTAA
- a CDS encoding YjcG family protein, with protein MKYGIVLFPSKRIQDFANSYRKRYDSHYALIPPHLTLKEPFEADDQQIQEMVKELRKIAAETDVIPLTVTKFSSFYPASNVIYLKVEPNEPLQHLYERLHSGIFAAEPEYVFVPHITIGRDLPSAEYADVYGQLRMQNVHFVETVDRFHLLYQLENGSWTVYETFHLGGKEQE; from the coding sequence ATGAAATATGGCATTGTTTTATTTCCTTCAAAACGAATACAAGACTTTGCCAATTCATATAGAAAGCGCTACGATAGCCATTACGCCCTCATTCCGCCGCATTTAACACTAAAAGAGCCTTTCGAAGCCGATGATCAGCAAATTCAAGAAATGGTGAAAGAATTGCGCAAAATCGCCGCAGAAACCGACGTCATCCCGTTAACAGTGACAAAGTTCAGCTCCTTTTACCCAGCAAGCAATGTCATTTATTTAAAAGTGGAGCCGAATGAACCGTTGCAGCACCTCTATGAACGGCTTCACAGCGGGATTTTTGCCGCTGAACCGGAATATGTATTCGTCCCGCACATCACCATCGGCCGCGATTTGCCAAGCGCTGAATACGCCGATGTGTATGGGCAGCTTCGGATGCAAAACGTTCATTTCGTGGAAACCGTTGACCGCTTCCATCTTCTCTATCAATTAGAAAACGGCTCATGGACGGTATATGAAACATTTCATCTTGGGGGAAAGGAACAGGAGTAG
- a CDS encoding alpha/beta hydrolase: protein MAAAKGAMRDYTVYSSELNEEITLLAYLPSTFSLFHKHSLLIAQDGKDYFMYGKIRSVIEQLMESGKIDRTIVVGIPYRDVKDRYEKYHPDGKKNSRYLRFLAHELVPFLDQTFPTYQTGKGRALIGDSLGGTVSLIAGLLYPHTFGKIAMQSPYIDEGIIAKIQQFADPSLLQIYHSVGKDETAVKTTDGDVRDFITPNRKAKEAFLQKGFLYEYNEFAGGHAWTYWQPDVPLAVGRILAL from the coding sequence ATGGCAGCAGCAAAAGGGGCAATGCGCGATTATACGGTTTATAGCAGCGAACTTAACGAAGAAATCACGCTTCTTGCCTATTTGCCCAGCACGTTTTCTCTGTTCCATAAACATTCTCTTTTGATCGCGCAAGATGGGAAAGATTATTTTATGTACGGGAAAATAAGAAGCGTCATCGAACAGCTGATGGAAAGCGGCAAAATTGACCGCACGATCGTCGTTGGCATTCCGTACCGCGATGTTAAAGACCGCTATGAGAAATATCATCCGGATGGAAAGAAAAACAGCCGCTATTTGCGTTTTTTGGCGCATGAGCTCGTGCCGTTTCTCGATCAAACGTTCCCGACATACCAAACCGGAAAAGGACGCGCTCTCATCGGCGACTCCCTCGGCGGCACCGTATCGCTAATAGCAGGTCTGTTGTATCCGCATACATTTGGAAAAATTGCGATGCAGTCACCATACATAGACGAAGGCATCATCGCGAAAATCCAGCAGTTTGCCGACCCGTCATTATTGCAGATTTACCATTCGGTAGGCAAAGACGAAACAGCGGTCAAAACGACGGATGGGGACGTGCGCGATTTTATCACGCCAAACCGGAAGGCGAAAGAAGCGTTTTTGCAAAAAGGTTTTTTGTACGAATACAACGAATTTGCCGGCGGTCATGCATGGACGTATTGGCAGCCGGATGTCCCGCTCGCAGTCGGGCGCATCCTTGCTTTGTAA
- a CDS encoding methionine biosynthesis PLP-dependent protein codes for MEKVETLLAQIGNRSDTVTGTVNPPVYFSTAYRHAGIGQSTGFDYIRTGNPTRKIVEEAIAKLEGGDQGYAFSSGMAAIQTVLALFESGDEFLVSADLYGGTYRLFERGWRKYGLSFQYVDFRDMQLVENSITEKTKAIFLETPTNPLMQETDIAEVAKLAKKHGLLLIVDNTFYTPVLQRPIEQGADIVIHSATKYLGGHNDVLAGLVVARGEDLCQRLAEYQNAIGAVLSPFDSWLLIRGMKTLALRMRQHEENAKRISEFLAAHEDITDVLYPGRGGMLSFRLREEKWVNRFLQSLRLITFAESLGGVESFITYPATQTHADIPEEIRIANGVCNRLLRFSVGIEHVEDLIADLSQALQKMKEV; via the coding sequence ATGGAGAAAGTGGAAACGCTGTTGGCACAAATCGGTAACCGCAGTGACACGGTGACAGGAACGGTCAATCCGCCCGTCTACTTTTCGACCGCATACCGGCATGCAGGGATTGGTCAGTCTACTGGATTTGACTATATTCGCACTGGCAACCCGACGAGGAAAATCGTGGAGGAAGCGATCGCAAAGCTGGAAGGCGGTGATCAAGGCTACGCGTTCAGCTCCGGCATGGCCGCGATTCAGACGGTTCTTGCGCTGTTTGAAAGCGGGGATGAATTTCTCGTTTCCGCCGATTTATACGGGGGGACATATCGTTTATTTGAGCGGGGCTGGCGAAAATACGGCTTGTCTTTCCAATATGTCGATTTTCGCGATATGCAATTGGTCGAAAACTCGATCACTGAAAAAACGAAAGCCATTTTTTTGGAGACGCCGACAAACCCATTAATGCAGGAAACGGATATTGCGGAAGTCGCGAAGCTCGCCAAAAAACATGGGCTGCTGCTCATTGTTGACAACACGTTTTACACCCCAGTTCTCCAGCGTCCGATCGAGCAAGGGGCAGATATCGTCATTCATAGCGCGACAAAATATTTAGGGGGCCATAACGATGTGCTGGCAGGTCTTGTCGTTGCAAGGGGGGAGGATCTTTGTCAGCGGCTCGCGGAATATCAAAACGCTATTGGCGCCGTGCTTTCGCCGTTTGATTCATGGCTGCTCATCCGCGGCATGAAGACACTGGCGCTCCGCATGCGCCAGCATGAAGAAAATGCGAAACGCATCAGCGAATTTTTAGCAGCCCATGAAGATATAACCGACGTGTTATATCCGGGAAGAGGAGGCATGCTGTCGTTCCGACTGCGCGAGGAAAAATGGGTGAACCGTTTTTTGCAAAGCTTGCGCCTCATCACGTTCGCGGAAAGTCTGGGAGGAGTCGAAAGCTTTATTACGTATCCGGCGACGCAAACGCATGCGGATATTCCGGAAGAAATCCGCATCGCCAATGGCGTCTGTAACCGGCTGCTCCGCTTCTCTGTCGGCATCGAGCATGTTGAAGATTTAATAGCCGACTTGTCGCAAGCGCTGCAAAAAATGAAGGAGGTGTAA